A single region of the Bdellovibrionales bacterium genome encodes:
- a CDS encoding energy transducer TonB: MNKYYVISMGLHGVLLIGLIKISNRTLAPQPQKEQSPPWIELRNGFQGRKNSLDKSVSSKSRAHAQRSKAKTSDRLYNLLHSSIPKMIGSERPCSPGQLCSEEDSDYVGDGTGAYFQRAMEIPRFSDKVWRKIRSEVYYKRDWIRKGIQGSVKSRILLSPKGKLLTHFIDELSGPRELQAHIIGALRRALEDDFLSPALHRPTIFHLFFEFRIGHEIPDTQHTLNSLVFNIVSPPPGDELQMVFINPLAALDTSMGSSMNPLRRDQGHTINTAMHLPFNFELTKNAEPEDFDKTVERYEKACLQHLNRYGCYKANSEYDKAGLLSETTRIYTQACARGLKEFCREF, encoded by the coding sequence ATGAACAAATATTATGTTATATCGATGGGTCTCCATGGGGTTCTTCTTATTGGATTAATAAAAATTTCTAATAGAACGCTAGCTCCACAACCCCAGAAGGAGCAGAGTCCGCCTTGGATCGAACTTCGCAATGGATTCCAGGGACGAAAAAATAGCTTGGATAAATCAGTGTCGTCCAAATCGCGAGCTCACGCTCAAAGATCAAAAGCTAAAACGTCCGATCGACTCTATAATCTGCTGCACTCTTCAATTCCCAAGATGATAGGTTCCGAAAGGCCCTGCTCCCCAGGTCAACTCTGTTCCGAAGAAGACTCAGATTACGTCGGCGACGGAACTGGGGCGTACTTTCAACGAGCCATGGAAATTCCCCGATTCTCCGACAAGGTGTGGAGAAAGATTCGCAGTGAAGTGTATTACAAACGAGATTGGATTCGAAAGGGAATCCAAGGCTCTGTAAAATCTCGAATCCTGTTGTCTCCAAAGGGTAAACTCTTAACCCACTTTATCGACGAATTGTCTGGACCTCGAGAGCTTCAAGCTCACATTATCGGCGCGCTGCGGAGAGCCTTAGAGGACGACTTCTTATCTCCCGCTCTACATCGTCCCACAATATTTCATCTCTTCTTTGAATTTCGTATCGGCCACGAGATTCCCGACACTCAGCACACGTTAAACTCCCTCGTGTTTAACATCGTCTCGCCACCCCCTGGAGACGAGCTACAGATGGTATTCATCAATCCTCTAGCGGCATTAGATACTTCAATGGGCAGTTCGATGAACCCTCTGCGAAGAGACCAGGGTCACACCATAAACACGGCGATGCATTTACCCTTCAACTTCGAACTCACAAAGAACGCCGAGCCTGAAGATTTCGATAAAACCGTAGAACGATATGAAAAAGCCTGCCTCCAGCATCTCAATCGGTATGGCTGCTACAAAGCCAACTCCGAATACGACAAAGCCGGGCTCTTGAGCGAGACCACCCGAATCTACACGCAAGCGTGCGCACGAGGTCTAAAAGAATTTTGCCGTGAATTCTAA